From one Lysinibacillus sp. G4S2 genomic stretch:
- the purD gene encoding phosphoribosylamine--glycine ligase has translation MNVLVIGSGGREHAIAKQFSISPSVDKVFVAPGNDGMRGDAEIVAIDTMDFAGLAQFAKENAVDLTFVGPEQPLAEGIVDFFNSRGLRVFGPTKAAAQIESSKSYAKDIMNKYHIPTAAHETFTEADKAIAYIKEQGAPIVIKADGLAAGKGVVVAMTEDEAIEAVEDMIGNQRFGESSSRVVIEEFLDGEEFSFMSFVHKGQIYPMVIAQDHKRAYDGDKGPNTGGMGAYSPVPQISQEVVDVAYKTIVEPTVKGMEADDVSFTGILYAGLILTKNGPKVIEFNARFGDPETQVVLPRMASDFGEFMMALMDEKPFDLQWSEEAMLGVVIAAEGYPGDVEKGNTLPNLEALSASHAVFHAGTKLVDGNFVGNGGRVLLVGAKASTLKEAQEKVYAGIATEDWNNFFYRKDIGWRTFK, from the coding sequence ATGAACGTATTAGTAATTGGAAGCGGCGGTCGTGAGCATGCTATCGCCAAACAATTTAGTATTTCACCATCTGTCGATAAAGTATTTGTAGCGCCTGGTAATGATGGTATGAGAGGCGATGCAGAAATCGTTGCTATTGATACAATGGATTTTGCAGGTCTAGCACAATTTGCGAAAGAAAATGCAGTAGATTTAACTTTTGTTGGGCCAGAGCAACCACTTGCTGAAGGAATCGTGGATTTCTTTAATAGTCGTGGCTTACGAGTATTTGGTCCAACAAAGGCAGCAGCACAAATCGAAAGCAGTAAATCATACGCTAAGGATATTATGAATAAATATCATATCCCAACAGCAGCCCATGAAACGTTCACTGAAGCAGATAAGGCTATAGCCTATATTAAAGAGCAAGGTGCACCGATCGTTATCAAGGCAGACGGTTTGGCAGCTGGTAAAGGTGTAGTTGTAGCAATGACGGAAGATGAAGCAATTGAAGCTGTAGAGGATATGATTGGTAACCAACGTTTTGGTGAGTCCTCTTCTCGTGTTGTCATTGAAGAATTTTTGGACGGGGAAGAATTCTCCTTTATGTCATTTGTCCATAAAGGTCAGATTTATCCAATGGTGATTGCTCAAGACCATAAACGTGCTTATGATGGTGATAAAGGTCCAAACACAGGTGGTATGGGAGCTTATTCACCGGTACCTCAAATCTCACAAGAAGTAGTAGATGTTGCGTATAAGACGATTGTTGAACCAACCGTGAAAGGTATGGAGGCAGATGATGTATCGTTTACAGGGATACTATATGCAGGATTGATTTTAACGAAAAATGGCCCAAAGGTGATTGAGTTTAATGCACGCTTTGGAGATCCAGAAACACAAGTAGTTTTACCACGTATGGCATCTGACTTTGGTGAATTTATGATGGCATTAATGGATGAAAAGCCATTTGATCTGCAATGGTCTGAAGAAGCAATGCTTGGAGTAGTTATTGCTGCAGAAGGCTATCCAGGGGACGTTGAAAAAGGCAATACATTACCTAACTTAGAGGCTCTATCAGCTTCACATGCAGTATTCCATGCAGGTACAAAACTTGTTGATGGAAATTTTGTCGGTAATGGCGGTCGAGTATTATTAGTTGGAGCAAAAGCCTCAACTTTAAAGGAAGCGCAAGAAAAAGTATACGCAGGTATTGCAACTGAAGATTGGAACAATTTCTTCTACCGTAAAGATATTGGCTGGCGTACGTTTAAGTAG